A DNA window from Ictalurus punctatus breed USDA103 chromosome 11, Coco_2.0, whole genome shotgun sequence contains the following coding sequences:
- the LOC108271763 gene encoding E3 ubiquitin-protein ligase RNF182: MSSKSDSEGVLYTVEELECKICYSRYDARARKPKLLACLHRVCARCLKKMAEMESSPGTVSCPFCRHQTHVPDEEIWLLQDDSNILAILSYQERVRKSGSMPVGEVLLTPNSLSGEIGTGGEGGGGEQAHSSSDCLVITIMEVPGESTSPDSTGMLNMVRLYRPASLDSLPCHVPVQKWRAWTSRSVPRFVMGFLCLLYFSSLPLGIYLLMIQQLTLGVILVSLVPSTLVLCVFYGFCQCLCHEIMEAIAT; encoded by the coding sequence ATGAGTAGCAAGTCGGACTCGGAAGGCGTGCTCTACACGGTGGAGGAACTAGAGTGCAAGATATGCTATAGCCGCTATGATGCACGTGCTCGCAAGCCGAAGTTACTGGCGTGCCTGCACCGTGTCTGCGCTCGCTGCCTGAAGAAGATGGCCGAGATGGAATCGTCACCTGGCACTGTCAGCTGCCCATTCTGCCGCCATCAGACGCATGTACCCGATGAGGAAATCTGGCTCCTGCAGGATGACAGTAATATCCTGGCCATCCTCTCTTACCAGGAGCGAGTGAGGAAGAGCGGATCAATGCCTGTGGGTGAGGTTCTGCTCACCCCAAACAGTCTAAGTGGAGAAATAGGAACAGGTGGGGAAGGAGGTGGAGGAGAGCAGGCTCACAGTTCCTCAGACTGCCTGGTCATCACCATCATGGAGGTTCCAGGCGAGTCAACTTCTCCCGACTCCACTGGCATGCTGAACATGGTGCGTCTGTATCGGCCGGCTAGCTTGGACTCGCTGCCGTGCCACGTGCCTGTGCAGAAGTGGCGAGCGTGGACGTCACGCTCTGTGCCGCGTTTTGTCATGGGCTTCCTCTGCCTGCTATATTTCAGCTCGCTTCCCCTGGGCATATATCTGCTCATGATTCAGCAGCTCACACTGGGAGTGATCCTGGTCAGCCTGGTTCCCTCCACCCTCGTCCTCTGCGTGTTCTACGGCTTCTGTCAGTGCCTGTGCCATGAGATCATGGAGGCCATCGCCACATAG
- the zgc:109913 gene encoding regulator of G-protein signaling 9-binding protein — protein sequence MNRWRRSVGEIQARKRLVSECEQAQAAFIKLTACFQQMATCLGSNTDGSLLRDELEETRGQAHKICTGLHRRLLELLVETEEGQNDRVQVERSWVLLLCALENFQHELKRVTALQELFPIAVQKDKHALVNTGASGGGTEVAGRAAMVQSPWVVTECREKPDLKGHVLEIEALLQEMLQRVNVPLWSVEPMQKAWDEGTQEADDDDTLEEMMEVEVVAQDGKSGCCSHSNCRLGCIFCLLN from the exons ATGAATCGGTGGCGGAGGTCAGTGGGAGAGATCCAAGCCAGGAAGAGGCTTGTAAGTGAGTGTGAGCAGGCGCAGGCCGCCTTCATCAAACTCACCGCCTGCTTCCAGCAAATGGCCACCTGCTTAGGGAGTAACACAGACGGAAGCCTTCTGAGAGACGagctggaggaaaccaggggACAGGCGCATAAAATATGTACAG GGCTGCACCGGAGgctgctggagctgctggtTGAGACAGAGGAAGGCCAGAATGACCGCGTGCAGGTCGAGCGCAGCTGGGTGCTGCTCCTGTGCGCTTTGGAGAACTTCCAGCATGAGCTCAAGAGAGTCACCGCACTCCAGGAGCTCTTTCCCATTGCTGTGCAGAAGGACAAACATGCCCTGGTTAACACAGGTGCCTCTGGAGGAGGCACTGAGGTGGCAGGTCGTGCTGCCATGGTGCAGAGCCCTTGGGTGGTGACAGAGTGCAGGGAGAAGCCTGACCTGAAAGGCCATGTGCTGGAGATTGAGGCCCTGCTCCAGGAAATGCTGCAGAGGGTAAATGTGCCACTGTGGTCAGTGGAGCCAATGCAGAAAGCCTGGGATGAGGGGACACAGGaagctgatgatgatgacaccCTGGAGGAGATGATGGAGGTGGAAGTGGTGGCACAGGATGGAAAATCAGGCTGCTGCAGTCATTCCAACTGTAGACTAGGATGCATATTCTGTTTGCTCAACTAG
- the ube2c gene encoding ubiquitin-conjugating enzyme E2 C (The RefSeq protein has 1 substitution compared to this genomic sequence) — MASQNLDPAAASSTAALKGNETAGSVSKGSVSKRLQQELMTLMMSGDKGISAFPESDNLFKWVGTIDGAQGTVYEGLRYKLSLEFPSGYPYNAPRVNFITPCFHPNVDENGFICLDILKEKWSALYDVRSILLSIQSLLGEPNNDSPLNSAAAELWDNQEAFKAHLHTTYKN; from the exons ATGGCCTCTCAGAACCTGGATCCTGCTGCAGCTTCCTCTACAGCCGCGTTAAAAGGAAACGAAACGGCCGGAAGTGTGTCGAAGGGCTCCGTTAGTAAAAG GCTTCAGCAAGAGCTGATGACACTCATG ATGTCAGGAGACAAGGGAATTTCAGCATTCCCAGAGTCTGACAATCTCTTCAAATGGGTTGGCACAATAGATGGCGCTCAAGGAACa GTGTATGAAGGTTTGCGGTATAAGCTTTCATTGGAGTTTCCTAGTGGATACCCATACAATGCTCCTCGGGTGAAATTCATCACTCCTTGCTTTCATCCAAATGTTGATGAGAATGGGTTTATCTGCTTAGACATTTTGAAAGAGAAATGGTCTGCTCTCTATGATGTTCGGTCCATTCTGCTGTCCATTCAGAGTTTACTTGGAG aacCCAACAACGATAGCCCTTTGAACTCTGCAGCTGCAGAATTATGGGATAACCAGGAAG CCTTCAAAGCACATCTGCACACAACCTACAAGAACTGA